A genomic region of Alligator mississippiensis isolate rAllMis1 chromosome 6, rAllMis1, whole genome shotgun sequence contains the following coding sequences:
- the THEMIS2 gene encoding protein THEMIS2, whose product MEPLSFQKYISSLDPASLPRVVKICSGVYFQGSVYEMAGSECCLSTGDLLKIVAVQLQRVTCENVETGQSTELPLNFTGRFKLSPDKLPFTSLEEFAKTKPPGLQAMPCYFISAADLSIDGQIIPKGQSISLVSVTTHEGREYASCITSGPSGHHSFWLPFSFRGTFYPCSGQQHYTLSEALQAKELCGQHLKCSKLGTHTFLLCPEYEVQAIMHMRKDVVKIPSSLEVDVEDVTEESQHIHFIKPLMLSEVLKLQDIFPVQAEILDGPEYPPIFENDWIARLHKGQKIQIHNKVCAWRILASSRKGSRHFLLSSTYQGRFRRRPREFPTVYDLAMSLGSSKRLRVVVTRDCESNEENLPSLSIGDRLEVLHLVKANMQNQAQHQAADVLLCSRSCGDEDEDDEENEELLLPLYLDGGFVEEMGDSKKYTLPEIVEQFQLPCEVRMTAKDSSLAHDILGSYSMLRLEAQITETFLVTSLCEEPDASFEIPPQWVDMSLFFTEERVPVQTHLTDMSKIEVLTESFYYQLVKLLPGTAVAPPRPPKRRECKNKTGPQKTREERVPEKPKQPPPGSKPKSAPQEPLNLKPSKMQSNPIARSTPNEYDTQPCLQKPRTPKRFLKNDGANSSDSSEHDYEVIEKDVEKTIHKMETALHW is encoded by the exons GGTCTGTGTACGAGATGGCAGGCAGTGAATGCTGCCTGTCAACAGGAGACCTGCTGAAAATTGTTGCTGTTCAACTGCAGAGGGTCACCTGTGAAAATGTGGAGACTGGGCAGTCCACAGAGCTGCCGCTGAACTTTACAG GTCGTTTCAAGCTCAGCCCAGACAAGCTGCCTTTTACAAGCCTGGAGGAGTTTGCCAAAACCAAACCACCTGGGCTCCAGGCTATGCCATGCTACTTCATCTCTGCAGCTGACTTGAGCATAGATGGACAAATCATTCCAAAGGGCCAGTCTATTTCCTTGGTATCAGTGACTACCCATGAGGGCAGAGAGTATGCTTCCTGCATAACCAGTGGGCCCAGTGGGCACCATTCTTTCTGGTTGCCTTTCTCCTTTAGGGGCACATTCTATCCATGCAGTGGGCAGCAGCACTACACATTGAGTGAGGCATTGCAAGCAAAAGAGCTGTGCGGCCAGCACCTGAAGTGCTCCAAACTTGGCACGCACACCTTCCTCCTTTGCCCAGAGTATGAAGTGCAGGCAATAATGCACA TGCGGAAGGACGTGGTAAAaattccctcctccctggaagtggATGTGGAGGATGTCACAGAGGAGTCCCAGCACATCCACTTTATTAAGCCACTGATGCTGAGTGAGGTGCTGAAGTTGCAGGACATCTTTCCTGTGCAGGCTGAGATTCTGGATGGGCCTGAGTACCCCCCCATCTTTGAGAATGACTGGATTGCCCGCTTGCACAAAGGACAAAAGATCCAAATTCACAATAAGGTCTGTGCCTGGAGGATTTTGGCATCCTCCAGAAAGGGCTCCCGGCACTTCCTGCTCTCCAGCACCTACCAAGGCAGGTTCCGGAGACGTCCCAGGGAGTTCCCTACTGTCTATGACTTGGCAATGAGCCTGGGGTCAAGCAAGCGCCTGCGTGTAGTGGTTACGAGGGACTGTGAAAGCAACGAGGAGAACCTACCATCACTCAGCATAGGGGACCGACTGGAAGTGCTGCACCTGGTCAAGGCCAACATGCAGAATCAGGCACAGCACCAAGCCGCTGATGTCCTTCTGTGCAGCCGGAGCTGTGGTGACGAAGACGAGGATGATGAAGAGAATGAAGAGCTTTTGCTGCCATTGTACCTGGATGGCGGCTTTGTGGAAGAGATGGGAGACAGCAAGAAGTATACCCTTCCTGAGATAGTAGAACAGTTTCAACTGCCCTGTGAAGTCCGGATGACAGCCAAGGACTCCTCTCTTGCCCATGACATTCTGGGCTCCTACTCTATGCTGCGGCTAGAAGCACAGATCACCGAGACTTTCTTAGTGACCAGCTTATGTGAGGAGCCGGATGCAAGCTTTGAAATCCCACCCCAGTGGGTGGACATGTCCTTGTTCTTCACTGAAGAGCGTGTCCCAGTGCAAACCCACCTGACAGACATGTCAAAGATTGAAGTGCTGACTGAATCCTTCTACTATCAGTTGGTGAAGCTGTTGCCTGGCACTGCAGTTGCCCCACCACGGCCCCCCAAGAGGAGAGAGTGTAAGAACAAGACAGGCCCTCAGAAAACCAGAGAAGAAAGGGTCCCTGAGAAACCAAAG CAACCACCTCCTGGGTCCAAGCCAAAGTCTGCACCACAGGAGCCTCTGAACCTCAAGCCAAGCAAGATGCAAAGTAACCCTATTGCCAGGAGCACCCCAAATGAGTATGACACACAGCCCTGTTTGCAGAAGCCCCGCACGCCGAAAAGATTCCTGAAAAATGATG GTGCAAATTCCAGTGACAGTTCAGAGCACGACTATGAAGTAATtgaaaaggatgttgaaaaaacAATTCACAAAATGGAGACAGCTCTTCATTGGTAA